In Podarcis muralis chromosome 14, rPodMur119.hap1.1, whole genome shotgun sequence, one genomic interval encodes:
- the GCNT3 gene encoding beta-1,3-galactosyl-O-glycosyl-glycoprotein beta-1,6-N-acetylglucosaminyltransferase 3, with product MYWLERKFLGRISRLLVLGSLMLFATGLLKYSTWQCDFRHLGKDIADPGIQFCKDRLYQSVRLAPKGNISCSRISRGDPKEIEKAILSRLQLKNRRDLLGEKEYLNMTEDCGIFKESRRYIEFPLSKEEEDFPIAYSMVVHDQIEMFERLLRSIYAPQNVYCVHVDRKAPEPFQEAVRAIASCFGNVFVASKLERVVYASWSRVQADLNCMEDLLQSKVHWKYLLNTCGTDFPIKTNAEIVHALKLLNGKNNMESEKPSESKRGRWKYRHEVTNSVVRTSTAKNPPPQSSPMFTGNAYIVVTREFVQHLFEDPMAKALIEWSKDTYSPDEHLWATLHRMPGVPGSVPFSAKFDLTDMNAIPRLVKWSYSEGDISKGAPYPPCSGSYRRAVCVYGAGDLHWMITQHHLFANKFDPRVDDYALQCLEEYLRYKLIYGKQL from the coding sequence ATGTATTGGTTGGAAAGAAAGTTCCTGGGTCGAATCTCACGCCTGCTGGTGCTTGGGAGCCTGATGCTGTTTGCCACTGGCCTTCTGAAATACTCCACTTGGCAGTGTGACTTCAGGCACTTGGGGAAAGACATCGCAGACCCTGGGATTCAGttctgcaaagacaggctctacCAGTCGGTGAGACTTGCTCCCAAGGGAAATATTAGCTGCTCACGGATCAGCAGAGGGGACCCCAAAGAGATCGAGAAGGCTATTCTGAGCAGGCTGCAACTCAAAAACAGAAGGGATCTCCTGGGAGAGAAAGAGTACCTGAACATGACTGAGGACTGTGGAATCTTCAAAGAAAGCCGGAGGTATATCGAGTTCCCACtgagcaaagaggaggaggatttcCCCATCGCTTACTCCATGGTGGTCCATGATCAGATTGAAATGTTTGAGAGACTGTTGAGGTCCATCTATGCCCCCCAGAATGTGTACTGCGTCCACGTTGACAGGAAGGCCCCAGAACCTTTCCAAGAGGCAGTGCGGGCCATTGCCTCCTGCTTTGGGAATGTCTTTGTGGCATCTAAGCTGGAGCGTGTTGTGTATGCTTCGTGGTCCAGGGTCCAAGCTGATTTGAACTGCATGGAAGACCTCCTTCAGAGCAAAGTACATTGGAAATACCTCCTGAACACCTGTGGGACAGACTTCCCCATCAAAACCAACGCAGAGATTGTCCATGCTCTAAAGCTTTTGAATGGGAAAAACAACATGGAGTCAGAGAAACCGTCAGAGAGCAAAAGGGGCCGGTGGAAGTACCGGCACGAAGTGACGAATTCTGTGGTGAGAACCTCCACTGCAAAGAACCCCCCTCCACAAAGCTCCCCCATGTTCACTGGGAACGCATACATCGTGGTCACCAGAGAGTTTGTTCAACATCTTTTTGAAGATCCAATGGCAAAAGCACTGATAGAGTGGTCCAAAGATACTTACAGCCCAGACGAACATTTGTGGGCCACTCTGCACCGGATGCCAGGAGTCCCAGGGTCAGTCCCCTTCAGTGCTAAATTTGACCTGACGGACATGAACGCCATTCCAAGGTTGGTGAAATGGTCCTACAGTGAAGGAGACATCAGTAAGGGGGCCCCTTATCCTCCTTGCTCAGGCTCTTACCGGCGAGCAGTGTGTGTCTATGGGGCAGGCGACCTACACTGGATGATCACCCAGCACCACCTGTTTGCCAACAAGTTTGACCCCAGAGTTGATGACTATGCCTTACAGTGTTTAGAAGAGTACCTGCGCTACAAATTAATCTATGGGAAGCAGCTCTGA